From Shumkonia mesophila:
CGTTCGAGCACGTCTTTCCAATAGGCCGGGCGGCCGTGATAGTCGTAAAGGACGCCCTCGTCCTCGCGGTTGACCGGTCGCGAGGGATCGTAGGGGGGGCTGTTGCGGACTCCTTCCCGGCTGATGTCGACGACAACCCTTTGGTCCGTCCAGTTCACGGCATCGAACCACTCGGGCGAGACGAGGACCTTCTTGCCGGGGAGCCAGTTGCGAGTGTCGACGACGACATAGCGGACGACCCATCCTTCGTCATCCAGGATGAAATCTTCGACATGACCGATCTCACCGTCGGTTGCTTTCACGTGATAGCCTTCGACTTCCCTGCCGCTTCGCAGACGGGGATCTCCGCGGGTCGGGCGCATTTGGGGGGATTCCGGCGCCACCGCCGGCGGGAAGGGCGTCGCGGCCTCGGCTGCCGCATATGCCAGCCAATAGGGATCCCATTCGAAGTGGTGATGGAGGTCGATTTCGTGCTGATGGGAAACCGGTTGATCTTCGCCGATGTCGGGGCCTTCCTCGACCTGCCGGCGGGTCAGCTTCACCGGCAGGGATCGCCGATCCCACTCCGGGTGTTCCAGCGCCGAGGGAACGACCAGCACTTTGCCGCCCGGTAGCCATTTGCCGGTGTCGGCAACCATGTAGCGGACCACCCAGGCCTGATCGTCGAACAGGAAGTCCTTTACGGTGCCGATGGGCCCGTCCGTTGCCTGAATGCCATATCCGATGAGGCCGTCGAGACTGCGTAGCATGGCCCTTCCTCCTGTCTGTGAAGGGCGGTACCGATACCGCCGTCGATTCCGATAGGGTAGGGGCGCTGACGACGGACGACATTCACCTAGGTTAAATCCCGCGAGCCTAGGCCTGCTTGCGGTCCGCGATGGCGTTGAGGCTGATGATGATTTCCTCGATCAACCTTGCCGCCTTCTCGCGGGTGGCGCGGTCGGGGCCGCGTCGGGCGGCGGCCGTGTGCGCCTCGATGGCGTCTTCGAGGATCTCCTGAATTCTGTCCCTGTCGATAACCTTTTCCTCGACAAGAGTGAGCAGGATGGCCTCGCAGATGGTGAGGGCCGCCGATGCGGCTGCATCGTTCATACGTCCATACGCTCCCAGGAGGGTGCGCCCGCGACAGCACAGTTTGTTCACAGTCTGTATTGACCGTGGACCCGTTACAGAAGGCGGGCATTAAACTATGTTAATGGTCTGGGAGGGGGAGCCGCGGCCGCCACAATCACCGCAGCCAGATCCCCGACAGGACAACCGACAATGGAGAATGGTATGCGGAGAAACCGCTCGGCGGCTTTTCCCATCGGCGATCACGTCTTGCGGAAGCTGGGGATTTTCGTCCACCTCGACGAGACCCACGTGGCGGTGCTCACGCGTCTTCTTTCGGAAACGATTGCGGTCGACAGCCTTCAGGACATCGTGACCGAGGGGGAATCCTGCAAGCATTTGTACCTCCTCACGGGGGGATGGGCGGTGCGCTACAAACTGCTGTCGGATGGCCGGCGCCAGATCCTCGGCTTCGTCATTCCGGGCGACTTTTTTGGCTTGCGCGCCACCTTGTTCGATGTCGCTGACGATACCGTCCAGAGCCTGACCGATTGCACGATTTGCCGGATTCCCGGCGAGGATTTCGTGGCGGTTCTTCGGGATCACCCCCGCCTGGGCATGGCCATCGTATGGTCGATCGTGCGGGAATACTCGGTGTTGGCCGAGCACCTGGTCAGCCTGGGAAGGCGCTCCGCGCTTGAACGGACAGCCCACTTGCTGATGGAACTCCTCAATCGGCTTCAACTCGTCCGGTTGGCGGGAGAAAAGGATTTCGAATTGCCGCTGACCCAGGAGATCCTGGCCGACGCGCTGGGTCTCAGCATCGTGCACGTCAACCGGACGCTGCGACGGCTCCGCCAGCAGGGGTTGATACGCCTCGATCCGCAGTCGCGCTGGATCATCATCGACAAGCCCGAAGACCTTGCCGAGGTTGCCGACTTCAGCCCTCTCTATCTGGATCAGGACACGCCGCCCGCCGACAGCCTTTTCAAGGCCATCAAGTCTCAGCGCTAACCCGGATAATGGGCCACCCGGCCTTAACCCAGTTTAATTCCAGGGCGGGGACGGCGGCGTATGATCGAAATCCAACGACTCTGGAAACGGCCGGGACTTCGGGCCGCTGGAGGCGGGTATCCGCCGACGGGTGTTCGAGCACTGGCGCAAGGAGGTCGATAGATGAAGCTCAACGCCGAGCAAGTCGCGCAGGTTTTCGATCAGACGGGCGCGGACCCCGTTCCCGAAGACCATCAAGCCATTACCGAACTCCGCACCATGTTTGGCGACCATACGTTCTACATCGCCCCGGACGGCCTATGCGTGTGGGAGGCGATGGGGCATGCCGATACCGGCGGCCAAGTGGCGGAAGCCATGGTGGTGGCCTCATGGGCCGACGAGGGGAAAACGGCCCTTCAGCCCCATGATCCCAAACCCACCGCGATCATGGTGAAACTGGACGAGAGGGCGGGCGCCGACTAGCCCGCTTGGCCTCGGCCGGCTAGGGAGTGCCGATCATCAGGCGCAACAGCCAGGCGACGGCGGCCAGCACACAGACACCGGCAAGCCACAACCCGACAAACCACAGAAGCCGTCTGCCAACACCCCGTTTCAGGTGCCTGTCAGTGGTAGCCGTCATCCGTGCCTACCTTGCCCCGGAAGACCCAATATGCGTACCCGGTGTAGCCCAGGATGACCGGCAGCAGGACAAGCGCGCCGACCAACAGGAACAAGAGGCTGGCGTCCGGCGCCGCGGCGTCCCAGATGCTGACCGCTGGCGGAATGATGTTCGGGAACAGGCTGATGCCGAGCCCGAAATAGGACAGCAGAAAAAGCGCCAAGGCCAGCAGGAAGGGCTGGACCTCATGGCGGTTGGCGACGGCGCGTGCCAGCAGAAAGACGACCCCCGCCACTGCCAGCGGCACGGGGGACAGGTAGAACAGGTTGGGCCACGAGAACCAGCGGGCGGCGATATCTTCATGAAGCAGGGGCGTCCACACGCTGACGAAGGCGATGGCGGCGACGACGGCGGTGGTCAGTGGCAGGACCAGGCCGTAAGCACGCTCCTGAAGATCGCCCCCAGTCTTCATCACCAGCCACGTGGCGCCGAGCAGCGCGTAGCCGGCAACAAGGGCGGCGCCGGTGAAGACGCTGAACGGCGTCAGCCAATCGAACCAGCCGCCCGCATAGCCGCGTCCCTCGACGGCCACGCCCTGAATGAAGGCGCCCAGCACGATGCCCTGGCAGAACGTGGCCAGCGTCGAGCCTGCGGCGAAGGAAACGGCCCACGCCCGCTTGTGGCGCGGGTCCTTGAAACGGAATTCGAAGGCGACGCCGCGGAAGATGAGCGCCAGCAACATGACGGTCAGGGGCGCGTAGAAGGCGGTGAGCAGGACCGAATAGGCTAGCGGGAAGACGGCGAACAGGCCGCCGCCGCCCAGTACCAGCCAGGTCTCGTTGCCGTCCCACACCGGGGCTACGGAATTCATCATGGTGTCGCGGTGGCGTTCGTTCCCGATGACGGGAAACAGGATGCCGACGCCAAGGTCGAAGCCGTCCATCACCACGTACATGAGAACGGCAAAGCCGATTAGCAGCCCCCAGATGAGAGGCAAATCGACAGTCATTGCGGCGCCTCCGCCTCCTCTCGGCCTATGGACGGTGCCGGCGTTATGCCGGCCGCGCGCTCGGGCGCGCCGGGTGGTCTTCCGGCATCGTCGGCACCGGCCGGCCGGTGCATCAGTTGCAGGAGGTAATACACACCGGCGCCGAACACCGCGAAGTAGACGACGGCGAAAAGAGCCAGCGAACTGGCGACGGCCGGCGCCGCCACCGGCGACACTCCCTCGCTGGTGCGCATCATCCCGTAGACGACCCACGGCTGCCGCCCGACCTCGGTGGTGATCCACCCGGCGATGACGGCGACAAGGCCACTGGGACCCATCACGACGGCCAGCCGAAGGAACCATCGGGCGCTATAAAGGCGTCCCCGACGGCGCAGGGCGAGGCTGGCGAGTCCGAGCGCGATCATGGCGATGCCGAGGCCCACCATCGTCCGGAAGGACCAGAAGACGACCGCCGAATTGGGCCGATCCTCCGGCGGCCATTCGAGGAGGCCGGGCACCTCGCCGTTCCAGTCATGGGTTAGGATAAGGCTGCCGAGCCGGGGAATGGAAAGCGCATAACGGGTCTCCTCGCGCCCCATGTCGGGGATGCCGAACAGCAGCAAAGGGGCACCCCGCTGCTTTTCCCAATGGCCCTCCATGGCGGCGATCTTGGCGGGTTGGTGTTCGAGTGTGTTCAGGCCGTGCAGGTCGCCGGCCAGCAGTTGAAGGGGCGCCACCAGGGCGGCCATCCACATCGCCATCGAAACCATCACCCTGGCCGCGGGATCGGACGAGATGCGCAAGAGGTGCCAGGCACCGACCGCGCCGACGATCAGCGCCGTCGTCAGATAGGCCGCCAGCACCATATGGACGAAGCGGAACGGAAAGGAGGGATTGAAGATCACCGTCCACCAATCGTCGGGGGTGAATTGAAGGCCGTCGAAGCCGGCGCCCGTCGGCGTTTGCATCCAACTGTTGGCGGCAAGGATCCAGAAGGCCGAGAACAGGGTGCCGGCGGCGACCATCAGGGTCGCGAAGAAATGCAGGCCGCGGCCAACCCGGTTCATGCCGAACAGCATCACTCCCAGAAATCCGGCCTCGAGGAAAAAAGCACTGAGCACCTCATAGCCCAGGAGCGGGCCGATCACCGGCCCGGCCGCATCCGAAAATGGGCCCCAGTTGGTGCCGAACTGGTAGCTCATGACGATGCCGGAGACGACGCCCATGCCGAAGGTGATGGCGAAGATCTTCGACCAGTAGCGATAGAGATGCAGGTAGACGTCGCCGCGGCGCCACAGCCACAGTCCTTCGAGAACGGCAAGATAGCTCGCCAGCCCGATGGTGAAGGCGGGAAAGACGATATGGAAGGAAACCGTGAAGGCGAACTGGATTCGCGCCAGGGTCAGAGCGTCGAATTCCATGCTGGCATTCCTTCGCCTGTCGACGCGGCCCCCTCCCGCGCAGGCCGCGGGCTATAGGCTCATGTCTCGGCGACGGCAAGTGCCTGGCGGGCCTTGTCTCCGGCCGAACCTTGCGGCGGGGGCATGTCGCGAAAGTCGCCCCGCAGAACCTTCAGGGCGCAGCGCTCTCGATCGATCTCGGTTGCCGTGCGCACTCCAAGGCGGCGGAAAACCGGCACCGGCGGACACCAGCCCTGAAGGGCGTGCTGGAGAAGGAACGCCGCGACCCCGACCGGCAGGGCCAGCCACCGGCCGTCACGGTTGATGGCAAGGGTGAGGCCGAGCAGCGAAAAGCTGGCGGCGTTGGCCTCGAGCGTCCGCTCAATGTCCCACTCGCGGTCGAGCTGTTCGAGGCGACGGCCGATTTCCTTCGGATGATCGGCGAAATAGGAGAGAACGGCTTCAGTCTGCTGGCGCACGCGCTGATTGATGTGCTCGGCGGTGTTGGCCGCCACGCGTTTCGTCGTCGGAGGGAAGAGGTGACTGTTTTTCATCGTGTCCGCCCAACCGGTCTATGCGCAAAAGGTTCCTGGCTTGAGTTAATCGCTGTTGCCCCGGGCCGCGCCGGCAAAGATACCGGCGCGGCACTGCGGTCTTCGGCAACCGACAGCCGCCTCGTCAGTGGCGGGACAGCCAGTCGTTGATCTGTTTTTCGGCATCGTCGCGGGCGATCCCATAGCGTTCCTGCAGGCGGCCCGCGAGTTCCGTCTGGGTGCCCTTCATCTTGTCCAGATCGTCGTCGGTCAGTTTGCCCCACTGCTGCTGGATCTGGCCCTTGAACTGCTTCCAGTTTCCTTCGACACGGTCCCAATTCATGTTCGACTCCTTTTTGCTGTGGTGTGCGGCCCCGTTTGGCCGTCCGTGCCGAAGCAAACGCGGAGGGGCCGGGATGGTTCCCGCCGTCTGTGGAACCAAAGCGGACAAGTGCAGTTGTTCCGGCGAAGGCAGATCCAGGCAGCCGGCAGGAGTCATGGCATCCAGAACAAAAGCGTCAGGTACCAAGGCGAAGCGTTCCCGTTCCAAGGGCGGAGCCGCCCCCTCGCTGGGAACGCGGCCGATGTGGAGCGGCAACCTGCGCCTGGCACTGGTTTCGGTGCCGGTCAAGATCTACCCGGCGACGCGGGCCGGCGCCCACATCAGCTTCCATCAGGTGCATAAGCCATCCGGCAAGCGCGTCCATTATCAGAAAGTCGTGCAGGGAATCGGGCCGGTCGATACCGACGAGATCGTCAAGGGCTTCGAGTTGGAGAAGGGCCGCTACGTCCTGATCGACCCGGACGAGATCGAGGCCCTGAAGCTGGAAACCAAGAAGACGCTCGACCTTGTCCAGTTCGTCAAGCAGGGCGAGATCGATCCGATCTGGTTCGACCGCCCGTATTACGTGGTTCCCGATGGCGAGATGGCCGAAGAGGCTTACGGCGTCCTGCGCGACGCCCTGCGCTCCTCCAGCCGCTTGGGACTCGGCCAGTTCGTCATGCGCGGGCGCGAGTACATCGCCGCCCTCAAGCCCTGCGGCAACGGCATGCTTCTCGAAACCCTGCGTTTTGCCGACGAAGTGCGCACCTCCGCGCCCTTCTTCGCCTCTGTCGACGACGTCGAGCCGGACGAGGAGCTGTTGAACCTGGCCCAGGAACTGATCGATCGCAAAAGCGCTTCCTTCGACCCCCGGCGCTTCGTGGACCAGTACACCCAGGCCGTACGCGAGCTCATCGACGCCCATGCCAAGCGCAAAAAACCCGTGACCGTCGGCGAGGAGGGGGCGCCCTCGGGCGGTGCCAAGGTGATCGATCTGGTCGAGGCCCTCAAGCGCTCGGTGAGGAGCGCCGAACGAGCGCCCGCGAAGGGGGCCTCGGGGAGCGCCAGGAAGAGGAAGGCGAGCTGACATGGCCCGGGCCCCGTCGAAGGGCGATCCGCTCGCCACCTACCACGCCAAGCGCCGCTTCGGCGAGACGCCCGAGCCCAAAGGGCGGGCGGCACGTGCTGCCGGTCATCTCTACACCATCCAAAAACACGCCGCCCGACGTCTGCACTACGACCTGCGCCTCGAACTGGACGGCGTGCTTAAGAGCTGGGCGGTGACGCGTGGGCCAAGCCTCGATCCCGCCGACAAGCGCCTCGCCGTGCGCACCGAGGACCATCCGGTCGACTACGCCACCTTCGAAGGGCGCATTCCCGAAGGCAATTACGGCGCCGGCACCGTGCTGCTGTGGGATCGCGGCACCTGGGAGCCGTTGGAGGACCCGCACGCCGGGCTGAAGAAGGGCAAGCTGGTTTTTCAACTCTATGGCGAACGTCTGCGCGGCCGCTGGGCGTTGGTCCGCTTCAGGGGAAAGGACTCCGGCCCCCGCGAGAACTGGCTGCTCGTCAAGGAGGTGGACGAGGAAGTCCGGCGCCAGCGGGACGTGACCGCCGAGCACGCCACCAGCGTGGCCTCCGGACGCGCCATCGACGAGGTCACCGGAGCCCCCAAGGCGGAGTGGAGCAAAGGCGGCCAGGTGCCCCTGACACCCAAGAAAAGGGAGGCACGGCGGCGCTCGACGGCCCCGGCCTTCGTTGAGCCTGCTCTCGCCACCTTGGTCGAGGACGTTCCCGACGGCAAGGGATGGCTGTTCGAGGTGAAGTTCGACGGCTATCGGGCGCTGGCAGCGGTTTCCGGCAACGACGTACGGGTCTTCACACGCAATGGACTGGACTGGACCGCAAAGTTTTCCCAGCTTGCGCAAGTCCTTGCCCGGCTCGATCTGGACGGAGTGCTGCTGGACGGCGAGGTTGTGGCTGTCGACGCCGCTGGCCGCTCCAACTTCTCGACCCTGCAGCGGACGCTGAAAGGGGGCGGCGGGACGCTGTCCTATTTTATCTTCGATCTTCTCGCCGAGCGGGGCAAGAATCTGAGAGCCCTGCCGCTCAAGGCACGGAAGACCAGGCTTCGCGCCCTGCTCAAGGATGCGGGCCGAACCGGGCCAGTCTATTTCACCGATCACGTCGAAGGCGGTGGCGTCAAGATGCTGGAGGCCCTCTGCCAAGCCGGCTACGAGGGCATCATCGCCAAGCGCGCCGATGCACCCTATCGTTCAGGGCGCGGGCACTCGTGGCTGAAAATAAAATGCGGCCGCGACCAGGAATTCGTCATCGTCGGCTCTTCGCCGTCGACGCGGGGCCGGCCGTTTTCCTCGCTGCTGTTGGCCACCCACGAGAGGGGCAAATTACGGTATGCCGGCCGGGTCGGCACGGGCTTTTCGGAGGGTGATCTTAACCGGCTCGCCCGGCGGTTGGATAGGCTGTCCCGCAAGACCCCGCCGGTGGCGGGAGACATTCCATCCGACGTTGCGAGGCGGGCCCGGTGGGTCAAGCCGGAACTGGTCGCCATGATCGCGTTTGCCGAGTTCACCGGCGACGGGCTGGTCCGCCAGGGCCGCTTTCTCGGCCTGCGCGAGGACAAGCCGGCGGCGAACGTACGCCTGGAAATGCCGCAGCCGATAAAGGAGGCCAAAGCCATGGCGGAAGACGCCGCCGCGGACGAGATTTGCGGCATTCGCCTCACTCATCCCGAGAAGGTCCTGTTCGGGCCGCAGGGGATTACCAAACGCGATCTGGCGAGGTACCTGGAGGCGGTGGCTCCGAACATGCTGCCGCACGTCGCCGGTCGGTTGGCCAGCCTGGTGCGCTGCCCGCAGGGCCGGACGAAGAAATGCTTCTTCCAGCGTCATGGCGGCGCCGGCTTTCCCGAGCAGTTCCGTTCGCTGGCCGTGCGCGAGAAGGACGGCGGGAAGAATGACTATCTCTACGTCGAGGACGCCGCTGGACTGGTCGCCGCCGCCCAGGTGGGCGTGCTCGAACTGCATATCTGGGGGTCGCGGGTAGATGCCATCGAACGGCCCGACCGGCTGGTATTCGATCTCGACCCCGATTCCGCCGTCGATTTTGGGAAGGTCAAAGAGGCCGCCCGGCACCTGCGCGACGTGCTCGACGCGCTGGGTCTGCAGAGCTTCGCGCTGCTCACCGGCGGCAAGGGAATCCATGTCGTGTCTCCGCTGGCGCGCCGCCACGGGTGGCCGACCATCAAGGCGTTCGCAAGGGCGGTGGCCGAGCGTGTCGTCGCGGACGATCCCGACCACTACGTCGCCACCATGAGCAAGGCGAAGCGCACGGGACGCATCTTCATCGACCATTTCCGCAATGAGCGTGGCGCCACGGCCATCTCCCCCTTCTCGCCGCGCGCCAGGGAGGGTGCGCCGTTGGCCTGGCCGGTCGACTGGCAGGCATTGGCGTCGATCAAGGCGGCCAGCCATTTCCGTCTCGGCGAAGTCGATCCCCGGTCGGCGGATGGCTGGGCGACGTACGACGAGGTCCGCCAGACCCTTAAGGCCGCCAGCCTGCGCGCGCTGGGCGTCGAAACGGAATAACGCCGCCGGCGTCGTTCCCCGGGAACCTTTCGCCGGCTGCCGCGTTGTGACCCCAGATGATTCGGCTGTGGTACGCCTGCCCTCACGCCCCCGCCACATAGTCGAATCGTCGCCCGGCCGGCGGTCTTAGCCTCCCCGGCTCGCCGGCCGGGCCCAATCCTACCCCAGCCTCAAGGCCACACGCTGTCAGTTCGACGTCCTGCGGGGTGTCGGTATGTCATTCTTGGCCGCTTTTTCTTCGCCGCTCTCTGCCAGCCGGGCGTCCCAGTAGGCATCCTCCAACTGGTGAACCAGACGCAAGACGCGTTCCGGAACTTCGCCGCTTCGGTACATGTCGTAAAGCGCGCGCAGGTCGCCCTGCAACTCGGCCAACTCGGCGTCGCTGGCGATCCGGTTACGGCCGCCGTATCGTCCTGACCTGTCTCCAGGCATGAGCATTCTCGTGTTTCTCATCATGCCGGTTGCTGCGGGCTGTGGACTGCAGCGGACACGCACGGGGCTACAGCCTGAAAAGCGCGAACCGACTGCCGCCCTTCTTCGAGCCCTTGCCGGACCGGCGGGAGCTCGGGTGCCCACAGATGCCCTAATCCGGGGCCTGCGAAATGGTTCCCGCCGCGCACGATGTCGGCGGGAACCTGTGATGGAACGACCACACCGCTGGCCGGTTATGAGAATTTGATCGGAAAGGGGAGATCCGTCATGCCTGCAAAGTCGAAAGCCCAGCAGAAAGCCGCCGGTGCCGCGCTTTCCGCCAAGCGTGGTGATCAGAAGCCCAGCGAACTCGGCGGCGCGGCGAAGTCGATGTACAAGTCGATGAGCAAAGAGGAACTGAAGAAGATGGCCTCGACCAAGCGGAAAGGAAAACCCCGCAAAGTCACCAAGAAGTGATGTTATTCCCGACCTCGACCCGGCGCAGGAACCCGTCCACCCCGTTCGACCGGAGGCGATTGGCGGGCATGGTTCCCGGGCGGGTCCCGCGAGCGGGCCAAGCGGAAGGTTAGTCCAGGGGGGAACGCTCCAGCGGCTTCGTGATCGCGCCCGAGGCCGTTTGCCGCCGTCCCGTTCGGTCCCGAGTGGGGAGGCCGCGCGACAAGGCGCGGTCGACGCGACTGCCGGTGTCGTTCAGGAAGTCGTTCTCGTCGTCCGAATCCAGGAGGTGCAGCAGGGTGGATCGGCCGCGGCTGACGCGGCTCTTGATGGTGCCGATGGCGCAGTTGCAGATTTCAGCCGCTTCCTCGTAGCTGACTCCGGCGCCGCCAACCAACATCACCGCCTCCCTCTGATTGGCCGGCAGTTTGTGCAACGCGTCGTCGACCGCCTTCAGTTTCAGCGACCATTCCTGTGAGGCCTTCGAATGAACACCCGGCAATTCCTCGACCATCAGCAAAGGCTCGCGGGCGTTCTTGTGGTACTTGGTGTAAAAGGTATTCCTCTGAATAGTGCACAACCAGGCGCGCAGGTTCGTCCCTGGGGAGAACTGCTCGATGCTGGCAATCGCCTTCATCATGGTCTCTT
This genomic window contains:
- a CDS encoding PRC-barrel domain containing protein encodes the protein MLRSLDGLIGYGIQATDGPIGTVKDFLFDDQAWVVRYMVADTGKWLPGGKVLVVPSALEHPEWDRRSLPVKLTRRQVEEGPDIGEDQPVSHQHEIDLHHHFEWDPYWLAYAAAEAATPFPPAVAPESPQMRPTRGDPRLRSGREVEGYHVKATDGEIGHVEDFILDDEGWVVRYVVVDTRNWLPGKKVLVSPEWFDAVNWTDQRVVVDISREGVRNSPPYDPSRPVNREDEGVLYDYHGRPAYWKDVLERTGATVGHW
- a CDS encoding Crp/Fnr family transcriptional regulator; the encoded protein is MRRNRSAAFPIGDHVLRKLGIFVHLDETHVAVLTRLLSETIAVDSLQDIVTEGESCKHLYLLTGGWAVRYKLLSDGRRQILGFVIPGDFFGLRATLFDVADDTVQSLTDCTICRIPGEDFVAVLRDHPRLGMAIVWSIVREYSVLAEHLVSLGRRSALERTAHLLMELLNRLQLVRLAGEKDFELPLTQEILADALGLSIVHVNRTLRRLRQQGLIRLDPQSRWIIIDKPEDLAEVADFSPLYLDQDTPPADSLFKAIKSQR
- a CDS encoding DUF2474 family protein, whose product is MTATTDRHLKRGVGRRLLWFVGLWLAGVCVLAAVAWLLRLMIGTP
- the cydB gene encoding cytochrome d ubiquinol oxidase subunit II, coding for MTVDLPLIWGLLIGFAVLMYVVMDGFDLGVGILFPVIGNERHRDTMMNSVAPVWDGNETWLVLGGGGLFAVFPLAYSVLLTAFYAPLTVMLLALIFRGVAFEFRFKDPRHKRAWAVSFAAGSTLATFCQGIVLGAFIQGVAVEGRGYAGGWFDWLTPFSVFTGAALVAGYALLGATWLVMKTGGDLQERAYGLVLPLTTAVVAAIAFVSVWTPLLHEDIAARWFSWPNLFYLSPVPLAVAGVVFLLARAVANRHEVQPFLLALALFLLSYFGLGISLFPNIIPPAVSIWDAAAPDASLLFLLVGALVLLPVILGYTGYAYWVFRGKVGTDDGYH
- a CDS encoding cytochrome ubiquinol oxidase subunit I: MEFDALTLARIQFAFTVSFHIVFPAFTIGLASYLAVLEGLWLWRRGDVYLHLYRYWSKIFAITFGMGVVSGIVMSYQFGTNWGPFSDAAGPVIGPLLGYEVLSAFFLEAGFLGVMLFGMNRVGRGLHFFATLMVAAGTLFSAFWILAANSWMQTPTGAGFDGLQFTPDDWWTVIFNPSFPFRFVHMVLAAYLTTALIVGAVGAWHLLRISSDPAARVMVSMAMWMAALVAPLQLLAGDLHGLNTLEHQPAKIAAMEGHWEKQRGAPLLLFGIPDMGREETRYALSIPRLGSLILTHDWNGEVPGLLEWPPEDRPNSAVVFWSFRTMVGLGIAMIALGLASLALRRRGRLYSARWFLRLAVVMGPSGLVAVIAGWITTEVGRQPWVVYGMMRTSEGVSPVAAPAVASSLALFAVVYFAVFGAGVYYLLQLMHRPAGADDAGRPPGAPERAAGITPAPSIGREEAEAPQ
- a CDS encoding CsbD family protein — translated: MNWDRVEGNWKQFKGQIQQQWGKLTDDDLDKMKGTQTELAGRLQERYGIARDDAEKQINDWLSRH
- the ku gene encoding non-homologous end joining protein Ku, with the translated sequence MASRTKASGTKAKRSRSKGGAAPSLGTRPMWSGNLRLALVSVPVKIYPATRAGAHISFHQVHKPSGKRVHYQKVVQGIGPVDTDEIVKGFELEKGRYVLIDPDEIEALKLETKKTLDLVQFVKQGEIDPIWFDRPYYVVPDGEMAEEAYGVLRDALRSSSRLGLGQFVMRGREYIAALKPCGNGMLLETLRFADEVRTSAPFFASVDDVEPDEELLNLAQELIDRKSASFDPRRFVDQYTQAVRELIDAHAKRKKPVTVGEEGAPSGGAKVIDLVEALKRSVRSAERAPAKGASGSARKRKAS
- the ligD gene encoding DNA ligase D, with translation MARAPSKGDPLATYHAKRRFGETPEPKGRAARAAGHLYTIQKHAARRLHYDLRLELDGVLKSWAVTRGPSLDPADKRLAVRTEDHPVDYATFEGRIPEGNYGAGTVLLWDRGTWEPLEDPHAGLKKGKLVFQLYGERLRGRWALVRFRGKDSGPRENWLLVKEVDEEVRRQRDVTAEHATSVASGRAIDEVTGAPKAEWSKGGQVPLTPKKREARRRSTAPAFVEPALATLVEDVPDGKGWLFEVKFDGYRALAAVSGNDVRVFTRNGLDWTAKFSQLAQVLARLDLDGVLLDGEVVAVDAAGRSNFSTLQRTLKGGGGTLSYFIFDLLAERGKNLRALPLKARKTRLRALLKDAGRTGPVYFTDHVEGGGVKMLEALCQAGYEGIIAKRADAPYRSGRGHSWLKIKCGRDQEFVIVGSSPSTRGRPFSSLLLATHERGKLRYAGRVGTGFSEGDLNRLARRLDRLSRKTPPVAGDIPSDVARRARWVKPELVAMIAFAEFTGDGLVRQGRFLGLREDKPAANVRLEMPQPIKEAKAMAEDAAADEICGIRLTHPEKVLFGPQGITKRDLARYLEAVAPNMLPHVAGRLASLVRCPQGRTKKCFFQRHGGAGFPEQFRSLAVREKDGGKNDYLYVEDAAGLVAAAQVGVLELHIWGSRVDAIERPDRLVFDLDPDSAVDFGKVKEAARHLRDVLDALGLQSFALLTGGKGIHVVSPLARRHGWPTIKAFARAVAERVVADDPDHYVATMSKAKRTGRIFIDHFRNERGATAISPFSPRAREGAPLAWPVDWQALASIKAASHFRLGEVDPRSADGWATYDEVRQTLKAASLRALGVETE
- a CDS encoding DUF3008 family protein produces the protein MPAKSKAQQKAAGAALSAKRGDQKPSELGGAAKSMYKSMSKEELKKMASTKRKGKPRKVTKK
- a CDS encoding sigma-70 family RNA polymerase sigma factor, whose amino-acid sequence is MGQRLSPLHQEIVSLLPWLRAVARSLTHNPTEADDLVQETMMKAIASIEQFSPGTNLRAWLCTIQRNTFYTKYHKNAREPLLMVEELPGVHSKASQEWSLKLKAVDDALHKLPANQREAVMLVGGAGVSYEEAAEICNCAIGTIKSRVSRGRSTLLHLLDSDDENDFLNDTGSRVDRALSRGLPTRDRTGRRQTASGAITKPLERSPLD